The proteins below come from a single Streptosporangiales bacterium genomic window:
- a CDS encoding TIGR02679 family protein — MTDHQRLARLLGGDELAWLLTRVRRRMERGEPLDTSVTLSGATAEQRAAAHRLLGRRPRPGETLTVSLPAVDHVVRHSGACPDGLAVAVVALTGPVADRTTERAELERSWQRAFTPLEAVVERRPGLVAWYERIRATGLVRRLAGTPESAESLLGDLAEVIRHLPAHGEPLGRFAARVARSAHALDDDRPLATLSLGAARALSGLSAGTGAEWRREVWASVGLLRDELSTTVLTLGFPGDDETATGRALAAWHGTGQPVVLTLRQLVRDPPRLDVPRASVCENPVVASTAAQELGPACTPLVCTSGQPGAAVMHLLRLLTAAGAGLRYHGDFDWGGLHIGNLLFDRFPVRPWRFETTAYRSARLRGRELTGSPVQARWDPSLGAAMTELGDAVEEEHIIDDLLTDLSD, encoded by the coding sequence CTGACCGACCACCAGCGGCTCGCTCGCCTGCTGGGTGGCGACGAGCTCGCGTGGCTGCTCACCAGGGTGCGCCGTCGGATGGAGCGTGGCGAGCCGCTCGACACCTCGGTCACCCTGTCCGGCGCGACCGCCGAGCAGCGAGCCGCCGCCCACCGCCTGCTCGGGCGACGTCCCCGTCCGGGCGAGACGCTCACCGTCTCCCTTCCCGCGGTCGACCACGTCGTACGCCACTCGGGCGCGTGTCCCGACGGACTCGCGGTCGCCGTCGTCGCCCTCACCGGCCCGGTGGCCGACCGCACCACCGAGAGAGCGGAGCTGGAGCGGTCGTGGCAGCGCGCGTTCACGCCGCTGGAGGCCGTCGTCGAGCGGCGGCCCGGGCTCGTGGCGTGGTACGAACGCATCCGCGCCACCGGACTCGTCCGCCGGTTGGCCGGCACACCCGAGTCCGCGGAGTCGTTGCTCGGCGACCTGGCCGAGGTGATCCGCCACCTCCCCGCGCACGGTGAACCCCTTGGACGGTTCGCCGCCCGGGTGGCGCGCAGCGCGCACGCGCTCGACGACGACCGTCCGCTCGCGACGCTGAGCCTCGGCGCCGCCCGAGCCCTGTCCGGCCTGTCGGCCGGCACCGGCGCCGAATGGCGCCGCGAGGTCTGGGCGTCCGTCGGTCTCCTACGCGACGAACTGTCGACGACGGTCCTCACCCTCGGCTTCCCCGGTGACGACGAGACCGCCACGGGCCGCGCCCTGGCTGCGTGGCACGGCACGGGCCAGCCGGTCGTGCTGACCCTCCGCCAGCTCGTCCGCGACCCTCCCCGGCTCGACGTGCCACGCGCGTCCGTCTGCGAGAACCCGGTCGTGGCGTCGACGGCCGCGCAAGAGCTCGGGCCGGCGTGCACGCCGCTGGTCTGCACCAGCGGACAGCCCGGCGCCGCCGTCATGCACCTGCTGCGCCTGCTCACCGCGGCGGGAGCCGGCCTCCGCTACCACGGCGACTTCGACTGGGGCGGCCTGCACATCGGCAACCTCCTGTTCGACCGGTTCCCGGTCCGCCCCTGGCGGTTCGAGACCACCGCTTACCGCTCTGCGAGGCTCCGCGGCAGGGAGCTGACCGGGAGCCCTGTGCAGGCACGCTGGGATCCGTCCCTCGGCGCGGCCATGACCGAGCTCGGCGACGCCGTCGAGGAGGAACACATCATCGACGACCTCCTCACCGATCTGTCCGACTGA
- a CDS encoding TIGR02680 family protein: MNRQLPTPVLERWQPLRAGLVDLFYYDSEEFWFRDGRLLLRGNNGTGKSKVLALVLPFLLDGDLAPHRVEPDADSRKRMEWNLLLGGDHPYPERLGYTWLEFGRVDEHGEAHYRTLGCGLKAVTGRGIARHWFFVTSRRPGADLALVDATRTALARDRLVDALAGHGTVYDRARDYRRAVDEALFGFGEQRYRALVDLLVQVRQPQLSKRPSEKALSAALTEALPPLDQAVIADVAEAFRSLEEDRDTLRAMTEAHHAATSFLGHYRRYARVASRRRAALPRNAQSDYERVNRDLGAAEAEYARADGELSAAKEKLTELAGVESRLKARDAALRASPEMRSARELERLGEDAQRLATEARRIAAERDDATGRVGDLEKRHNTATARRSSAGDKLTAARHSAGDAAATAHITDQHADGINTPLDAAHDLTALRGEAGRLVDRQQRAIDHVQSLLTKVDDTTRALADARRRATDLDTEAEDLAVRRTDAERTVTERGAALVREVRAHLDRATELRLPDPASTLAELELWVETLDGTNPATAAAGNAGRVAAAELATLAAELENRERAERERAAELAEEIARLERGEDTAPPPPHTRDATARQGRPGAPLWQLVDFAEHVDPVDRAGLEAALESAGILDAWMTPRGELLSADTDDVVVRAGTRADVALDTVLRPAVDRVAPQTSGMSDDTVAAVLGSIGLGRGGDTWVGVDGRYRIGVLEGTWHKPAAQYIGRGAREAARRSRLAKLRGTLTEVEAELTGITAARAQLKERETVLTAEQATFPGDQPVHQAHAAVGALAEERTRLTTRQEVAARELVAATAASEGARAAHLEGARDTGLPADTGELSDVRRGLGEYRIALAGLWPAAEGLDEATRHADQVAGDLGNARTARDELAMRTTETEHAAEAARETHDALRQTVGAAVAELERQLGEVADLVRDNENGRKRAQTEADGALEARGKAVGERERLGEQLVAVSAQRTTATESFRRFTNTGLLAVALPDLDIPDADETWAPDPTVRLARRVNDELADTPDDDSTWDRAQHRVNTELKTLHDTLSRHGNKAAADLRDDGIVVEVEFRGRPTSVPDLAEALAVEVDQRERLLDEREREILENHLVNEVASTLQELISVAESQVAAMNRELAERPTSTGMRLRLLWKPRDDGPSGLAAARERLLRQTADAWSADDRAAVGGFLQEQITQARSRDESGTWHEHLTEALDYRAWNRFVIQRHQNGQWRPATGPASGGERVLAASVPLFAAASAHYASADNPHAPRLITLDEAFAGVDDHARAKYLGLLAAFDLDVVMTSEREWGCYPEVPGLAISHLARREGVSAVLVTNWQWDGSDRLKVERPVSTLATEDRPEALSEGSWD, encoded by the coding sequence ATGAACAGACAGCTGCCGACACCGGTCCTGGAACGCTGGCAACCACTGCGCGCCGGCCTCGTCGACCTCTTCTACTACGACAGCGAGGAGTTCTGGTTCCGCGACGGCCGCCTCCTCCTGCGCGGGAACAACGGCACCGGCAAGTCCAAGGTGCTCGCCCTCGTCCTCCCCTTCCTGCTCGACGGCGATCTCGCGCCGCACCGCGTCGAGCCCGACGCCGACTCACGTAAGCGGATGGAGTGGAACCTCCTGCTCGGCGGTGACCACCCCTACCCCGAACGCCTCGGCTACACCTGGCTCGAGTTCGGTCGCGTCGACGAGCATGGCGAAGCGCACTACCGCACGCTCGGCTGCGGGCTGAAGGCCGTCACCGGACGGGGAATCGCACGCCACTGGTTCTTCGTCACCAGCCGGCGTCCGGGTGCCGATCTCGCCCTCGTCGACGCCACGAGAACCGCGCTCGCCCGCGACAGGCTGGTCGACGCGCTCGCCGGCCACGGCACCGTCTACGACCGCGCGCGCGACTACCGCCGCGCCGTCGACGAAGCCCTCTTCGGATTCGGCGAGCAGCGCTACCGCGCGCTCGTCGACCTCCTCGTCCAGGTGCGCCAGCCGCAGCTGTCCAAGCGACCCAGCGAGAAGGCCCTGTCGGCAGCACTCACCGAGGCCCTCCCGCCCCTGGATCAGGCGGTCATCGCCGACGTCGCCGAGGCGTTCCGCAGCCTCGAGGAGGATCGCGACACGCTGCGGGCGATGACCGAGGCTCACCACGCCGCCACGTCGTTCCTCGGCCATTACCGCCGTTACGCGCGCGTCGCGTCACGGCGCAGGGCAGCGCTCCCGCGCAACGCGCAGTCCGACTACGAGCGGGTCAACCGCGACCTGGGCGCGGCCGAGGCCGAGTACGCGAGGGCCGACGGCGAGTTGTCCGCCGCCAAGGAGAAGCTCACCGAGCTGGCCGGCGTCGAGAGCCGACTGAAGGCACGCGATGCCGCCCTACGCGCGAGTCCGGAGATGCGCAGCGCTCGCGAGCTGGAACGCCTCGGAGAAGACGCGCAGCGACTGGCCACGGAGGCACGGCGGATCGCCGCCGAACGAGACGACGCCACCGGACGGGTGGGCGATCTCGAGAAGCGGCACAACACCGCGACCGCGAGGCGGTCCTCGGCAGGCGACAAGCTGACCGCGGCGCGACACTCGGCAGGAGACGCCGCCGCCACGGCGCACATCACCGATCAGCACGCCGACGGCATCAACACTCCCCTCGACGCCGCACACGATCTGACGGCACTGCGCGGCGAGGCCGGTCGGCTGGTCGATCGTCAGCAACGCGCGATCGACCACGTGCAGAGCCTGCTCACGAAGGTCGACGACACCACGCGAGCGCTCGCCGACGCACGGCGCAGAGCGACGGACCTCGACACCGAGGCCGAAGATCTGGCCGTGCGTCGTACCGACGCCGAGCGCACCGTCACCGAGCGCGGCGCCGCCCTGGTCAGGGAGGTACGCGCACATCTCGACCGGGCGACCGAGCTGCGACTACCCGATCCCGCCAGCACGCTGGCCGAGCTGGAACTCTGGGTCGAGACACTCGACGGGACCAACCCCGCGACCGCGGCCGCGGGCAACGCCGGCCGGGTCGCGGCGGCCGAGCTGGCCACGCTGGCGGCCGAGCTGGAGAATCGGGAGCGAGCAGAGCGCGAGCGCGCCGCGGAACTGGCCGAAGAGATCGCACGCCTGGAGCGCGGCGAGGACACCGCGCCACCTCCGCCGCACACGAGAGACGCCACCGCCCGGCAGGGCCGCCCAGGCGCACCGCTGTGGCAGCTCGTGGACTTCGCCGAGCACGTCGACCCGGTCGACCGGGCGGGGCTCGAAGCCGCACTGGAGTCGGCGGGCATCCTCGACGCCTGGATGACGCCCCGGGGTGAGCTGCTGTCCGCCGACACCGACGACGTCGTCGTTCGGGCAGGCACCCGGGCCGACGTCGCGCTCGACACCGTTCTGCGACCCGCGGTCGACCGGGTGGCACCGCAGACGAGCGGGATGTCGGACGACACCGTCGCGGCCGTGCTCGGGTCGATCGGTCTCGGCCGCGGCGGCGACACGTGGGTCGGCGTCGACGGTCGCTACCGGATCGGGGTGCTCGAAGGCACCTGGCACAAGCCGGCAGCGCAGTACATCGGCCGCGGTGCGCGCGAGGCGGCACGACGGTCCAGGCTCGCCAAGCTCCGCGGCACCCTCACCGAGGTCGAGGCCGAGCTCACCGGGATCACCGCGGCGCGCGCTCAGTTGAAGGAACGGGAGACCGTCCTCACGGCGGAGCAAGCGACCTTTCCCGGCGACCAGCCGGTGCATCAGGCGCACGCGGCAGTCGGCGCGCTCGCAGAGGAACGCACGCGCCTCACGACCCGGCAGGAGGTCGCCGCGCGGGAGCTCGTCGCCGCCACAGCCGCGAGCGAGGGAGCCCGGGCCGCTCACCTCGAAGGCGCGCGGGACACCGGGCTCCCCGCCGACACAGGCGAGCTCTCCGACGTCCGGCGGGGGTTGGGCGAGTACCGGATCGCGCTGGCCGGACTCTGGCCCGCGGCTGAGGGACTCGACGAGGCGACCCGGCATGCCGACCAGGTCGCCGGCGACCTCGGGAACGCCCGTACCGCACGCGACGAGCTGGCCATGCGCACGACCGAGACCGAGCACGCGGCCGAGGCCGCGCGCGAAACGCACGACGCGTTGCGTCAGACCGTCGGCGCCGCCGTCGCCGAGCTCGAACGACAGCTCGGCGAGGTCGCTGACCTGGTGCGCGACAACGAGAACGGCCGGAAGCGGGCGCAGACCGAGGCCGACGGCGCCCTCGAGGCTCGCGGCAAGGCAGTCGGCGAGCGCGAACGTCTCGGCGAACAACTGGTCGCCGTCTCCGCGCAGCGGACGACGGCCACCGAGTCGTTCCGGCGCTTCACCAACACCGGTCTCCTCGCCGTCGCGCTGCCAGACCTCGACATCCCCGATGCCGACGAGACGTGGGCACCCGACCCGACCGTGCGGCTCGCACGTCGAGTCAACGACGAGCTCGCCGACACACCGGACGACGACAGCACCTGGGATCGCGCCCAGCATCGGGTCAACACCGAGCTCAAGACGCTGCACGACACCCTGTCCCGGCACGGTAACAAGGCGGCGGCGGACCTGCGTGACGACGGCATCGTGGTGGAGGTCGAGTTCCGCGGCCGACCAACCTCGGTGCCCGACCTCGCCGAGGCACTGGCCGTCGAGGTCGACCAGCGCGAGCGGCTGCTCGACGAGCGTGAACGCGAGATCCTCGAGAACCACCTCGTCAACGAGGTCGCGAGCACTCTGCAGGAGCTGATCTCCGTGGCCGAGAGCCAGGTCGCGGCCATGAACCGTGAGCTGGCCGAACGACCGACGAGCACGGGCATGCGCCTGCGCCTGCTCTGGAAGCCGCGCGACGACGGCCCGTCGGGACTCGCGGCGGCCCGCGAACGGCTGCTGCGGCAGACCGCCGACGCCTGGTCGGCGGACGACCGTGCCGCCGTCGGCGGCTTCCTGCAGGAGCAGATCACGCAGGCACGCTCGCGTGACGAGTCGGGCACCTGGCACGAGCACCTCACCGAGGCGCTCGACTACCGCGCCTGGAACCGGTTCGTCATCCAGCGGCACCAGAACGGCCAGTGGCGACCGGCGACCGGGCCTGCCTCGGGCGGCGAGCGTGTCCTCGCCGCCAGCGTCCCCCTCTTCGCGGCGGCGTCGGCGCACTACGCATCGGCCGACAACCCGCACGCGCCACGCCTCATCACCCTCGACGAGGCCTTCGCCGGGGTCGACGACCACGCCCGCGCGAAGTACCTCGGGCTGCTCGCCGCGTTCGACCTCGACGTCGTCATGACCAGCGAGCGCGAGTGGGGCTGCTACCCCGAGGTGCCCGGGCTGGCGATATCGCACCTGGCCCGTAGGGAGGGCGTCTCGGCCGTGCTCGTCACCAACTGGCAGTGGGACGGCAGCGACCGACTGAAGGTCGAACGCCCCGTGTCGACGCTCGCCACCGAAGACCGTCCTGAAGCCCTCTCGGAGGGGTCGTGGGACTGA
- a CDS encoding TIGR02677 family protein, with protein MPERDFTPFSYLTAPNAGLYRSVMTAFVQAKRRFTVHMRPEDVHESLAHAVESASLNDALARLVDWGNLRADADTSRVTSVEDFHRARYLFQLTRQGEAVEQAVETYDEVLGRRGALQAVALADIVTQLRALTELAEQPAADPAKVHLLLRGLVDRFTDLAGNAQAFMGSLQRTIDLHDADIDAFHAYKDRLIDYLERFIKDLVTTGSEIATLVAALEERGVAWLLDIAAGRESEDAAPGAGEDAADAKQVEFERTRRLWDERWHGFRAWFVSEPGHPSQAKLLRSQARAAIPQLLQVVATLNERRAGRSDRSADFRSLAGWFAEAPDDADLHRLWRAAFGLSSARHLTADSDGAAEPTSAQTAWADAPPLEISPRLRRTGSYERRGKPNRVVDRSTQRAHLAELAAREAAETSDARDALVTTHPTRLTDVGHLDPAAFRLFLGLLGDALAAQTPDSLAAQTLDSLAAQTPDSTAIETITSDGTMMIRLTPLDDGHRAEIHTPLGTFGGPDHLVEILDLIANARQEQSA; from the coding sequence GTGCCAGAGAGGGACTTCACCCCGTTCAGCTACCTGACCGCGCCCAACGCCGGCCTGTACCGGAGCGTCATGACCGCGTTCGTCCAGGCCAAGCGCCGGTTCACGGTGCACATGAGGCCGGAGGACGTACACGAGTCGCTCGCGCACGCGGTCGAGTCCGCGAGCCTGAACGATGCCCTCGCCAGACTCGTCGACTGGGGCAACCTGCGCGCGGACGCCGACACCAGCCGGGTCACGAGCGTCGAGGACTTCCACCGCGCCCGCTACCTCTTCCAGCTCACCCGGCAGGGGGAGGCCGTCGAGCAGGCCGTCGAGACCTATGACGAGGTCCTCGGCAGGCGCGGCGCGCTCCAGGCCGTCGCCCTCGCCGACATCGTCACCCAGCTCCGCGCCCTCACCGAACTGGCCGAGCAGCCCGCGGCGGATCCCGCCAAGGTGCACCTACTGCTGCGCGGACTCGTCGACCGGTTCACCGACCTGGCCGGTAATGCGCAGGCGTTCATGGGTTCGCTGCAGCGCACCATCGACCTGCACGACGCGGACATCGACGCCTTCCACGCGTACAAGGATCGGCTGATCGACTATCTCGAACGCTTCATCAAGGACCTGGTCACCACGGGCTCGGAGATCGCGACGCTCGTCGCAGCACTGGAGGAGCGGGGCGTGGCCTGGCTCCTCGACATCGCAGCCGGCCGTGAGTCCGAGGACGCCGCGCCCGGTGCCGGCGAGGATGCCGCCGACGCGAAGCAGGTCGAGTTCGAACGCACTCGACGGCTCTGGGACGAGCGTTGGCACGGCTTCCGCGCATGGTTCGTCAGCGAGCCCGGGCACCCGAGCCAGGCGAAGCTCCTCCGCTCGCAGGCCCGCGCCGCCATCCCGCAGCTCCTCCAAGTGGTGGCTACCCTCAACGAGCGGCGCGCGGGTCGCTCCGACCGGTCCGCCGACTTCCGCAGCCTGGCCGGTTGGTTCGCCGAGGCTCCCGACGACGCCGACCTGCACCGGCTATGGCGGGCGGCGTTCGGGCTGTCCAGCGCACGTCACCTGACCGCCGACTCCGACGGCGCGGCGGAGCCGACGTCGGCGCAGACGGCCTGGGCCGACGCTCCCCCGCTCGAGATCAGTCCGCGGCTGCGCAGGACCGGCAGCTACGAACGACGCGGCAAGCCGAACCGCGTGGTAGACCGGTCCACGCAGCGCGCTCACCTGGCCGAGCTCGCGGCGCGCGAGGCCGCCGAGACCAGCGACGCTCGCGACGCCCTCGTCACGACGCACCCCACCAGGCTCACCGACGTCGGGCACCTCGACCCCGCCGCGTTCCGGCTCTTCCTCGGTCTGCTCGGCGACGCGCTCGCCGCGCAGACCCCCGACAGCCTCGCCGCGCAGACCCTCGACAGCCTCGCCGCGCAGACCCCCGACAGCACTGCCATAGAGACCATCACGTCGGACGGCACCATGATGATCCGGCTCACCCCACTCGACGACGGGCATCGCGCCGAGATTCACACTCCGCTCGGCACCTTCGGCGGGCCCGACCACCTCGTCGAGATCCTGGACCTTATCGCCAACGCCCGCCAGGAGCAGAGCGCATGA
- the purU gene encoding formyltetrahydrofolate deformylase encodes MPLSMRQGGPPVNRGVTDASPLPDIVSRVNPAAPALFRLLVSCPDQPGIVAAVSRFLYESGANIVSSAQYSTDPEGGAFFLRMEFALSEPSDDLAERFGPAVGERFGMDWTLWDTRQRKRLAILVSRYDHCLLDLLWRWRRREIDADIELVVSNHTDLQTDVASFGLPYHHLPVSRDTKADAEERLLELVTDRVDLVVLARYMQILSGDFLRRVGVPLINIHHSFLPAFAGAGPYERAKERGVKLVGATAHYVTEELDAGPIIEQDVARVSHRDDTPTIVRRGADIERIVLSRAVAWHCEDRVLVHGNTTVVFP; translated from the coding sequence ATGCCGCTCAGCATGCGGCAGGGCGGACCTCCTGTCAATAGGGGGGTGACAGATGCGTCTCCCCTGCCGGATATCGTGAGCCGGGTGAACCCAGCCGCACCTGCACTCTTCCGGCTGCTCGTCTCGTGTCCCGACCAGCCTGGCATCGTCGCGGCGGTGTCGCGGTTCCTGTACGAGTCCGGCGCCAACATCGTCAGCTCCGCTCAGTACTCCACCGATCCCGAGGGCGGGGCGTTCTTCCTCCGCATGGAGTTCGCCCTGTCCGAACCGTCCGACGACCTGGCGGAACGCTTCGGACCCGCGGTCGGCGAACGCTTCGGCATGGACTGGACGCTCTGGGACACCAGGCAGCGCAAGAGGTTGGCGATCCTCGTCTCGCGGTACGACCACTGCCTGCTCGACCTGCTGTGGCGTTGGCGGCGGCGGGAGATCGACGCCGACATCGAGCTCGTCGTGTCGAACCACACCGACCTGCAGACCGACGTCGCCTCGTTCGGCCTTCCTTATCACCACCTGCCGGTGTCACGCGACACCAAGGCCGACGCGGAGGAGCGCCTCCTCGAACTCGTCACCGACCGGGTCGACCTCGTCGTCCTCGCCAGGTACATGCAGATACTGTCCGGTGACTTCCTGCGGCGCGTCGGCGTACCGCTCATCAACATCCATCACTCGTTCCTACCCGCCTTCGCCGGCGCCGGACCGTACGAGCGGGCCAAGGAACGCGGCGTCAAGCTCGTCGGCGCGACCGCGCACTACGTGACGGAGGAGCTCGACGCCGGGCCCATCATCGAGCAGGACGTCGCGCGGGTGTCGCACCGCGACGACACCCCGACCATCGTCAGGCGCGGAGCCGACATCGAACGGATCGTGCTCTCGCGCGCCGTCGCGTGGCACTGCGAGGACCGCGTCCTCGTCCACGGCAACACCACGGTCGTGTTCCCCTAA
- a CDS encoding TIGR02678 family protein, giving the protein MTALTDALDATRTDEQRKAARALLRRPLLHAGDEAFPLVRRYAAELREWFDRNTGWLLVVDSEVARLVKSAATTHDHTFPARDVKSRVPFGRRRYVLTCLALAALERADSQVTLGRLAEQVVLEAGDPRLSAAGVTFTLEGRDERADLVAVVRLLLDLRVLSRVAGDEEAFVRDTGDALYDVHRRVLAALLATPRGPSTVDDQGFDDRLAALTHEIPPTTDELRNQRIRHRLTRRLLDEPVLYYAELDDAERSYLTGQRTAITARITELTGLVAEVRAEGIAMVDPYDDLTDVRMPESGTEGHVTLLLAEHLTRQEGAVPVEDLHAEVRRLATEHRGYWRRAARDPGAEVDLTTSALVRLEALHLVSRTASTVTALPALARYSLAEPTFAVHLT; this is encoded by the coding sequence GTGACCGCCCTGACCGACGCCCTCGACGCGACGAGAACCGACGAACAGCGCAAGGCCGCGCGGGCACTGTTGCGACGTCCGCTGCTGCACGCCGGCGACGAGGCCTTTCCCCTCGTCCGTCGCTACGCGGCGGAGCTCCGCGAATGGTTCGACCGCAACACCGGGTGGCTGCTCGTCGTCGACAGCGAGGTGGCGAGGCTGGTCAAGAGCGCGGCGACGACACACGACCACACCTTCCCCGCGCGTGACGTGAAGTCCCGGGTTCCGTTCGGCCGGCGCAGGTACGTGCTCACGTGCCTGGCGCTGGCCGCGCTCGAACGCGCCGACTCCCAGGTGACGCTCGGCCGCCTCGCCGAGCAGGTGGTCCTGGAAGCCGGCGACCCGCGGTTGTCCGCCGCCGGGGTGACCTTCACTCTCGAAGGTCGTGACGAACGCGCCGACCTGGTGGCGGTCGTCCGCCTGCTCCTCGACCTTCGCGTGCTCAGCCGGGTTGCCGGTGACGAGGAGGCGTTCGTCAGGGACACCGGAGATGCGCTCTACGACGTGCACCGCCGGGTGCTCGCCGCACTCCTCGCCACACCGCGGGGGCCGTCCACCGTCGACGACCAGGGCTTCGACGACCGACTGGCGGCCCTGACCCACGAGATCCCGCCGACCACGGACGAGCTGCGCAACCAGCGCATCCGGCACCGGTTGACCCGACGTCTCCTCGACGAGCCGGTGCTCTACTACGCCGAGCTCGACGACGCCGAACGCTCCTACCTCACCGGGCAACGCACCGCCATCACTGCCCGCATCACCGAGCTCACGGGCCTGGTCGCCGAGGTCCGTGCCGAGGGCATCGCCATGGTCGATCCGTACGACGACCTCACCGACGTACGCATGCCGGAGAGCGGCACGGAGGGCCACGTCACGCTGCTGCTCGCCGAGCACCTCACTCGACAGGAAGGCGCGGTACCCGTCGAGGACCTGCACGCGGAGGTACGCCGACTGGCCACCGAGCACAGGGGCTACTGGCGCCGAGCCGCGCGTGACCCGGGTGCCGAGGTCGACCTGACCACCTCCGCACTCGTCCGCCTCGAAGCGCTGCACCTGGTGAGCCGCACGGCGTCCACGGTCACGGCGCTTCCCGCGCTCGCCCGCTACAGCCTCGCCGAACCCACCTTCGCGGTGCATCTCACATGA